One window from the genome of [Mycobacterium] stephanolepidis encodes:
- a CDS encoding flavin-containing monooxygenase, whose protein sequence is MVGAGMSGICMAAKLRAAGYDDIVIFEKAAEVGGTWRENRYPGLTCDVPARYYSYKFAPNPEWSGLFAPGAEILDYFVGVTKELDLRRQVRFGSEVTEARWKSGRWHLITADGHKDAVDILITATGFLHHPAFPSIPGLDAFGGRTVHSAQWDPSVQTTGKRVGLIGTGSTGAQITAALADDVTKLSVFQRTPQWVMWAPSFSYHPVSKFLLRKFPALSKVSYRGWQTTLEATLGQAAIKEGWQRTLMSAAARLSLRFGVKDKALRETLTPDYQPLCKRLVISSKFYGAVQSDRVDLVTEGIDHIEERGVVTADGTLHELDVLVLATGFDAHAYMRPMQIEGDSGTTLDEAWAEGPVGYRTVAMSGFPNLFTLVGPHSPVGNYAITGVADAQSDYVMRWVTLIDRNGFASVTPTQDATDRFNEERRAATPGLVAASGCQSWYLGKDGRPDMWPWSPAKHREMLREPVLADFHVELLADASTDSITDKD, encoded by the coding sequence ATCGTCGGCGCCGGGATGTCTGGCATCTGTATGGCCGCCAAACTGCGGGCGGCGGGATACGACGACATCGTCATCTTCGAGAAGGCTGCCGAAGTGGGCGGCACCTGGCGCGAGAACCGGTACCCCGGACTGACCTGCGACGTACCCGCTCGCTATTACTCGTACAAGTTCGCCCCGAATCCCGAATGGAGCGGATTGTTCGCCCCGGGCGCCGAGATACTCGACTACTTTGTCGGTGTCACAAAGGAATTGGATCTGCGCCGTCAGGTCCGATTCGGGTCGGAGGTCACCGAGGCGCGCTGGAAGTCGGGGCGGTGGCACCTGATCACCGCCGACGGACATAAGGACGCTGTCGACATCCTGATCACCGCCACTGGATTCTTGCACCACCCAGCATTTCCCAGCATCCCAGGCTTGGACGCCTTCGGCGGACGCACCGTTCACTCGGCCCAGTGGGACCCATCCGTGCAGACCACGGGCAAGCGTGTCGGCCTGATCGGTACCGGCTCAACAGGTGCTCAAATCACCGCAGCACTCGCTGACGATGTCACGAAACTGTCTGTGTTCCAGAGGACCCCGCAATGGGTTATGTGGGCGCCGTCGTTCAGCTATCACCCTGTGTCGAAGTTCCTGCTCCGGAAGTTTCCGGCACTCAGCAAGGTGTCATACCGCGGTTGGCAGACCACCTTGGAGGCCACCCTGGGACAGGCAGCTATCAAGGAAGGGTGGCAGCGGACCCTCATGTCCGCGGCGGCGCGGCTGTCGCTTCGGTTCGGTGTGAAGGACAAAGCATTACGTGAAACACTCACCCCCGACTACCAACCCTTGTGTAAACGGCTCGTCATCTCGTCGAAGTTCTACGGCGCAGTTCAGTCCGACAGGGTGGACCTTGTCACCGAGGGCATCGATCATATCGAGGAGCGCGGCGTTGTCACCGCCGACGGAACCCTTCACGAACTCGATGTACTGGTGCTCGCAACAGGTTTCGATGCGCACGCCTACATGCGTCCCATGCAGATCGAAGGCGATAGCGGCACGACGCTCGACGAGGCATGGGCGGAAGGTCCAGTCGGCTACCGCACCGTCGCAATGTCGGGCTTCCCGAACCTATTCACTCTGGTCGGCCCACACAGCCCAGTCGGAAACTACGCGATCACCGGTGTCGCCGATGCGCAATCCGATTACGTCATGCGATGGGTCACGCTGATTGACCGAAACGGCTTCGCATCAGTGACTCCGACGCAGGATGCGACCGACAGGTTCAACGAAGAGCGCCGGGCAGCGACCCCGGGGCTCGTCGCCGCAAGCGGTTGCCAAAGCTGGTATCTCGGCAAGGACGGACGCCCTGACATGTGGCCGTGGTCGCCCGCCAAACATCGAGAGATGTTGCGCGAGCCGGTGCTCGCGGATTTCCACGTCGAACTACTCGCGGATGCGTCAACCGACTCAATCACCGACAAGGACTGA
- a CDS encoding acyl-CoA dehydrogenase family protein yields the protein MDLTFSPEQCVFREEVRSWLASNAVTTGTGDEEARFRQRIEWQRRLNEAGWAAVHWPERFGGRGATYTETAIFYEELAKARTPLLANGIGLMLVGPTLMAWGTPEQQARYLPPIMSADEIWCQGFSEPGAGSDLASLRTRAVRDDDEWVVTGQKVWTSFAQYSKWCILLARTDPDVKKHRGISFFLMDMEQPGVTVRPIRQMTGESEFNELFLDDVRIPAENLVGGLNNGWQVAMTTLMNERAGLGFALQATLRNEVDDLFDAAIGNGTIDDARIADRLGEVYLRVEMLRHIAWRTLSAVEANRAPGPEGSIGKWLWSETAQDIAALAVDILGDAALCTNSPWSFELMRAPGYTIEGGTTQVQKNIIAERVLGLPKAH from the coding sequence ATGGACCTCACCTTCTCGCCCGAACAGTGTGTGTTCCGGGAGGAGGTCCGCAGCTGGCTTGCCTCGAACGCCGTCACGACCGGCACGGGCGACGAGGAAGCGCGGTTTCGCCAGCGTATCGAGTGGCAGCGGAGGCTCAACGAGGCAGGATGGGCGGCCGTGCACTGGCCGGAACGATTCGGCGGCCGGGGTGCGACATACACCGAGACCGCGATCTTCTACGAGGAACTGGCCAAGGCGCGAACCCCCTTGCTCGCCAACGGAATCGGCCTGATGCTCGTCGGGCCGACGCTAATGGCCTGGGGGACACCCGAACAACAGGCGCGCTATCTGCCGCCCATCATGTCGGCGGATGAGATCTGGTGCCAAGGTTTTTCCGAGCCGGGGGCCGGGTCCGATCTGGCGTCGCTGAGGACGCGTGCGGTGCGGGACGATGACGAATGGGTTGTCACCGGTCAGAAGGTGTGGACGTCGTTCGCACAGTACTCCAAGTGGTGCATCCTGCTGGCCCGGACCGACCCGGACGTCAAGAAGCACCGAGGTATCAGCTTCTTCCTCATGGATATGGAACAACCTGGGGTGACCGTTCGCCCCATCCGGCAGATGACCGGAGAGAGCGAGTTCAACGAACTGTTCCTCGACGATGTACGGATCCCGGCGGAAAACCTCGTCGGCGGTCTTAACAACGGGTGGCAGGTTGCCATGACGACGTTGATGAACGAGCGGGCCGGGCTGGGGTTCGCCCTGCAGGCGACGCTGCGCAATGAGGTCGACGACCTGTTCGATGCGGCAATTGGCAACGGCACCATCGATGATGCGCGGATTGCGGACCGGCTGGGTGAGGTGTACCTGCGCGTCGAGATGCTGCGGCACATAGCCTGGCGCACGCTGTCGGCAGTCGAGGCGAACAGGGCGCCCGGTCCGGAAGGCTCGATCGGCAAGTGGCTGTGGTCTGAGACTGCTCAGGACATCGCGGCTCTGGCGGTCGACATCCTGGGCGACGCGGCGCTGTGTACCAATTCGCCCTGGTCATTCGAGTTGATGCGGGCGCCCGGATACACGATCGAGGGTGGAACCACGCAAGTGCAGAAGAACATCATCGCCGAGCGTGTACTCGGACTTCCCAAGGCGCACTGA
- a CDS encoding acyl-CoA dehydrogenase family protein yields the protein MRFELSDDQREVKDAARSVLVALSSPETRRAAANGQPAEELWSELRDLGWPGIAIPVAYGGEGMGLVEVAAVFEELGYACAPTPMLGTVTAAMVVAHAGTAGQRERWLPGLAGGKILGAFGITDTRMPELIADADRADVIIAIDETGQKAVVVDRVHAGIRPIEVVDSLRGYAYAGPQSDEPLDGDASGAMDRALVVVAAELVGICQASLDLTVAYAKEREQFGAPIGSFQAVGHTAAEMLRHTECARSAVYYAAWAAEHNPGELPLAASMAKAAASDAGRAVTAAAVQMHGAYGFSWEAEVHWYYARAVMDAQLFGDAAFHRARIAKLVADGRNPACPNP from the coding sequence ATGCGATTCGAACTTTCTGACGATCAGCGAGAGGTCAAGGACGCGGCGCGCTCCGTGCTCGTCGCGCTCAGTTCGCCCGAGACGCGCCGGGCAGCGGCGAATGGGCAGCCGGCAGAGGAACTCTGGTCCGAACTGCGTGACTTGGGCTGGCCCGGCATCGCGATACCCGTCGCTTACGGGGGCGAAGGCATGGGCTTGGTGGAAGTCGCGGCAGTGTTCGAGGAGCTCGGTTACGCCTGTGCGCCAACACCCATGCTGGGCACGGTGACCGCGGCAATGGTGGTCGCGCACGCCGGTACCGCTGGGCAGCGCGAACGGTGGCTGCCCGGGCTGGCGGGCGGAAAGATCCTGGGCGCCTTTGGCATTACAGACACTCGAATGCCCGAACTCATCGCGGATGCGGACCGTGCGGACGTCATTATCGCCATCGACGAGACTGGGCAGAAGGCAGTGGTCGTGGATCGCGTTCACGCCGGCATCCGGCCGATCGAGGTGGTGGACTCGCTGCGGGGGTACGCCTACGCGGGACCGCAATCCGATGAGCCGCTAGACGGGGACGCATCCGGGGCGATGGATCGGGCGTTGGTCGTGGTCGCCGCGGAGCTGGTCGGAATCTGTCAGGCGTCGCTGGACCTCACCGTGGCCTACGCGAAGGAACGCGAGCAATTCGGTGCACCGATCGGCTCGTTTCAGGCTGTTGGGCACACCGCTGCCGAGATGCTGCGACACACCGAGTGCGCGCGATCGGCGGTGTACTACGCGGCGTGGGCTGCGGAGCACAACCCGGGTGAACTGCCGCTGGCCGCGTCGATGGCCAAGGCCGCGGCATCCGATGCGGGGCGCGCGGTCACCGCCGCCGCGGTGCAGATGCACGGCGCATATGGCTTCAGCTGGGAGGCTGAGGTGCATTGGTACTACGCCCGCGCCGTCATGGACGCGCAACTGTTCGGTGATGCCGCGTTCCATCGGGCGCGAATAGCCAAACTCGTTGCAGATGGAAGGAACCCAGCATGCCCGAATCCGTGA
- a CDS encoding aldehyde dehydrogenase, producing MPESVTTAVIEHDSLFIGGAWSHRAGERLSVINPSTEEYLGGVPAGTVADVDLAVTAARQVLGSWAALGNSVRAGYLDRLADALEARGSQMAQTVSRQNGMPIAVSNGLEAGFPPLLLRFYAGLVRDQPRVSRRSGLLGGQIDVVRKPMGVVGVIVPWNFPQTLAMMKIAPALAAGNTVVVKPSPETVLDTILLADAVIEAGLPAGVINIVPGGPEIGRYLVSHPGIARIAFTGSTEAGRAIAQECGRLLRPVSLELGGKSATIVLDDGNISASIEELFKATLLNNGQTCFLGTRVLAPRARYGEIVDTLADLARAATIGDALEETTMVGPMVSPRQRERVENYIESGKADGSRLVAGGTRPQRAGWFVAPTVFADVTNAQRIACEEIFGPVLAVIGYDSDEEALHIANDSAFGLGGSVWSADPDRARAFAQRIETGTIGINGYNLDPAAPFGGVKDSGIGREWGPEALESYVELQSIYL from the coding sequence ATGCCCGAATCCGTGACCACAGCAGTGATCGAACATGACTCCCTCTTTATCGGGGGCGCCTGGTCGCACCGGGCCGGAGAGCGACTCTCCGTGATCAATCCGAGCACCGAGGAGTACCTCGGTGGGGTGCCGGCTGGCACGGTCGCTGATGTCGACTTGGCCGTTACCGCCGCCCGGCAGGTTCTCGGATCCTGGGCTGCGCTTGGCAATTCCGTACGTGCAGGGTACCTCGACAGGCTTGCTGATGCGCTTGAGGCCCGTGGCTCGCAGATGGCACAGACGGTGTCGAGACAGAACGGCATGCCGATTGCGGTCTCGAATGGGCTCGAGGCGGGATTCCCGCCGTTGCTGCTGCGCTTCTACGCAGGTCTGGTCCGGGATCAGCCGCGGGTGTCGCGACGCAGCGGATTGCTCGGCGGCCAGATCGACGTGGTGCGCAAGCCGATGGGCGTGGTGGGCGTCATCGTGCCGTGGAACTTCCCGCAGACACTGGCGATGATGAAGATCGCACCGGCGCTCGCGGCCGGAAACACGGTGGTGGTCAAGCCTTCTCCCGAAACGGTGTTGGACACAATCCTGTTGGCAGACGCAGTGATCGAGGCCGGCCTTCCCGCCGGGGTGATCAACATCGTGCCCGGGGGGCCCGAGATCGGCCGCTACCTGGTATCGCACCCGGGCATCGCAAGAATAGCGTTCACGGGCTCGACTGAGGCAGGCCGCGCGATCGCCCAGGAGTGCGGGCGGCTGCTGCGCCCGGTGTCACTGGAACTGGGCGGCAAGTCGGCGACCATTGTGCTCGACGATGGCAATATCTCGGCCTCGATCGAGGAGCTGTTCAAGGCGACGCTGCTGAACAACGGCCAAACCTGTTTCCTCGGTACGCGGGTGTTGGCGCCGCGAGCACGCTATGGCGAGATCGTCGACACGCTAGCTGATTTGGCGCGTGCCGCGACCATCGGCGATGCGCTGGAGGAAACCACCATGGTGGGACCTATGGTCAGCCCACGTCAGCGGGAACGCGTCGAGAACTACATCGAATCCGGAAAGGCCGACGGCAGCAGGCTGGTGGCGGGCGGAACGAGGCCGCAGCGCGCGGGTTGGTTCGTTGCGCCAACCGTTTTCGCCGATGTGACCAACGCGCAGCGCATCGCCTGTGAGGAGATTTTCGGACCGGTGCTCGCTGTTATCGGATACGACAGTGACGAGGAGGCGCTGCACATCGCCAACGACTCCGCCTTCGGGCTCGGCGGCTCGGTGTGGTCGGCCGACCCCGACCGTGCCAGGGCATTCGCCCAGCGGATTGAGACGGGGACGATCGGGATCAACGGCTACAACCTTGACCCCGCCGCACCGTTCGGTGGAGTGAAAGACAGTGGCATCGGCCGTGAATGGGGTCCGGAGGCGCTGGAATCATATGTCGAATTGCAGTCCATCTACCTCTGA
- a CDS encoding SMP-30/gluconolactonase/LRE family protein, giving the protein MGTHAMGPVSRIELPGVGPEDVIVDTEGSLYTGLEDGRVVRISPEGQCDVLTITDGRPLGLEWSHDGRLLVCDPFRGLLAVDITSGTLSTLVHEVDGVPMRFCSNAAAAPDGTIYFTDSSQRFGFEHNMADVLEHSCTGRLLRLSPNGIVEVLLDGLAFANGLALAADKSYLVVAETFEYRLTRYWLAGPRAGSAEPLIDNLPGIPDNLSIGSDGLFWVALSIPRNAALDALLPKHGLLRQIAYALPARLQPQPARTLWVLAVDGLGCIHFDLQTSGEEYALVTGVCEQAGRVYLSSLNESALAVFDLAHLTALVPYATLA; this is encoded by the coding sequence ATGGGAACACACGCGATGGGCCCGGTATCCCGGATCGAGCTGCCCGGCGTCGGCCCCGAGGACGTCATCGTTGACACCGAGGGGTCCCTCTACACCGGCCTGGAGGATGGCCGCGTAGTCCGTATCTCCCCCGAGGGCCAGTGCGATGTCCTGACAATCACCGATGGACGCCCCCTTGGCTTGGAGTGGTCCCACGACGGACGCCTGCTGGTGTGCGATCCGTTTCGCGGTCTGCTGGCCGTCGATATCACCTCTGGGACACTGTCGACACTGGTTCACGAGGTCGATGGAGTTCCCATGCGCTTCTGCAGCAACGCCGCGGCGGCCCCGGACGGGACTATCTACTTCACCGACTCATCACAGCGGTTCGGATTCGAACACAACATGGCCGACGTGCTCGAGCATTCGTGCACCGGCCGCCTGCTCCGGTTGTCCCCGAACGGAATCGTCGAGGTTCTGCTTGACGGCCTCGCCTTTGCCAATGGGCTCGCCCTTGCCGCCGACAAGTCTTACCTAGTGGTCGCAGAGACTTTCGAGTATCGGCTGACCCGATACTGGCTAGCCGGACCTCGGGCCGGATCCGCCGAGCCGTTGATCGACAATCTGCCCGGGATTCCCGACAATCTGTCGATCGGCTCTGACGGGTTGTTCTGGGTGGCGCTGTCTATACCACGCAACGCTGCGCTCGACGCGCTGCTACCCAAACATGGACTGCTCCGTCAAATCGCTTATGCGCTCCCGGCGAGGCTGCAGCCGCAGCCCGCGCGCACGCTCTGGGTGCTGGCGGTAGACGGCCTGGGCTGCATACATTTTGATCTGCAGACCTCAGGAGAAGAGTACGCGCTGGTCACCGGCGTCTGTGAGCAAGCGGGACGCGTCTACCTCAGCAGCCTCAATGAATCCGCGCTTGCCGTCTTCGATCTCGCGCACCTCACTGCGCTGGTACCTTACGCAACTCTCGCTTGA